The genomic DNA TATGCAGAATCTCATTCAATTCGAGCAGATCTCTATCTTCACGTAATCCTGAAGTCAATAAACTATTCAGTGTGCTTTTCGTCTCCATTAGTACTTCCTGACGTTCTATTTCCTGTAACTCTTCTGTAATTAATTCATCAGCAGAGATCAGCGTATGGAAAGAAAAAAAACAGAATACTATTAGCAAACATAAAAAGATAGAGAACTTCATACGGTAGTTCTCTTTTGATATGTCATAAAGTCATAATCGAAAGGGTTATCTTCATCTCTTTTCCCCTTTTCGGAAGAGATAAGCAACCATTCATCCTCGTCATAGAGAGGAAAGTATGTATCTCCGGCAAAATCCTCATTGATTCTGGTCAGATAGAGTTTTTGCGCATAGGGAAGGAAGAGTTCGAAGAGTGTCTCGCCTCCGATGATGAAAATCTCTTTTTCCTGCCACTCACCTGAATTCATTTTCTGATCTATCAGGAGAAAAAACTCGTCTATATCAGCAACCCGATAGACATCTTCGTCCGTCTGTTTACGGGAAAATAGGATATTGACACGACCGGGGAGCGGTTTTCCGATAGATTCTATAGTCTTTCTACCCATTACGACGATATTACCCCAAGTTAAGTTCTTAAAGTGCTTTAAATCTTCCGGCAAAGACCACGGTATCCTGTTTGCCAAACCAATTACCCTGTTCTTCGCTACGGCTGCAACAATTGATATCTTTAACTCATTCATCTAAAAACCTCTTCACTTCTCCATCCGGTATCTGTCGAAGTTTGAAACCGGAATTAACATCTCTCATGAACCCGGCTGTAATATAGGCATCGTCGGGATATCCCCTTTTTTCCCAGAATCCGGAGACATATTTCTCGGAAAAGATAACTTCTACAACACTCTTTGCCGATTTATAACCCCAAAGATAGGGGCAGAATAATCTCACCGGACCGCCGTAATCCTCTTCCAGCCATTGATCATCAAATTCATAAGCCAACAGAGTTCTCTCCTGCATTGCAATATCGAGAGGTATAGATGTATCATAGAACTTGCCGACTGACCAAAACCTCACAAAGTTAGTCTCCTCATTGATCCCTGCAGCTTCTGCCACATCGGATAATTTAACTCCACCCCAACGACCAAAGACCGAAAAGCGGGTAACACTCGTCAATCTCGCTTCAGCTACTGTTTTTGGCATGTTCATGAGATAATCCCAGTTCAGGACCTGTGGATTTTGACAAGTACCACTGATCTTAATCTCCCACTTCTCTCTCTTTAATCTTCCAGGATGACCTTCAGCCCAGAATATCGGTGTATTAAGTTCTTTTAATCTGCTCATTAGACAGTCCTCTCTAAATAGCTATTTCTGTTTATTCACGCGTTAAAGCCAGTTTAACGGTTGTTCTCACTAAAAATGACCGATCGTTTGCCATGAGGTTCAGATAACTTCTGCTCAAAGGTGTATCGATCTTTTTCAAGCTTCTGGCAGTGATAAATCTCAGATGTTCCGATTTAGATTCGATGAAGGGTATGATCATAGCCAGAACAGTATCGTCAGAAAACTCACCTAACGCCCCAATCAGAGCAGGCAGATATTTTTTCTCTTGGATAAACTTTTCCAGCTTCGGAAGGTATTCTGCTAATTTTAATTCCCCAATCAAACTGATCGTATTTTTTACAGTGAGAGTGTCTTCAGCAGCTAACCCTTTGGCAAGATATTCCTGCATCAATTCCGATTTCTGAGCAAAATCCAGGATAGCCCGGTATTCTAATCCGCTTTTTGTATTCAATTTTTCTGTTAAGATATATTCTGCAGCCTCTTCCTCAAAATCAAGAATGCGAATTCTGGCTCGCCTGACTCGTTCTATGCTGCTTCCAACTTCCCATTCGGAAGCGATCTCAAAAATTTCCGAGACTGTCGTTAAGGTATCGATCTCTACCAAACTTTCATCATCTATCTTGATCTTAACTACTTCTTCCTCTTCTTTTAGCTGCTCGGTATCGATCCCGATCCCATAAACACCTCTTATCCAGAAATCATTGTTTCCCCATGTATCATCAGGGTAGATATCATCACCATCGAGATCCATGAAGATACCTATCCCGCCACTGTCACGAGCTTCATTGGCATAGCCGTAATTAGTAAGGCGGTTTCGTTCATAACGATCATTTCCCTCAACATCAAGAAATATACCGACCGAGTTGGTCAAACCGAGTCCGTTGCCGCCATCTATGGAATAGTGATCATCACCTGCCCTGTCAATAAAGAACCCGACGGCATAGTCGTGACCTGCTCCCTGACCGGGACCGAAACGAGAATAGTAGGTATCATCACCCTCTGCATTATATAGAAAACCGCCGGCAAGATGGATTCCGCTTCCCTGAGCATATTGAACGGCATTGAAGGTATCATTGCCACCACTATCAAGCAGAATACCCAAAGCATACCAGTAACCGACCCCTTGCGCATATACCGCACCTTCATAGCTGTCATTACCCGACTCATCATAAAGGATACCAATACCGCCACCCCAGTCAGGACGAACCCCAAAACCGAATCCTTGAGCCATCGAACGGTAATCATCAGGTCTCAAAGGAGCATGCAAGTATTTGCCACCGGCATAGTAGAGATCATTACCACTATGATCGATCAATAGTCCGGTTCCCAAAGTTCCGCCAAAACCGTGGCTATAACCGGTAGTATAGTAAATATCGTTTCCCTCTTCGTTGATATTGATGGAGAGACCGAAAGTAGCAGCACTGAGAGAATACCGCCCTAAACGGTAAATATCATCTCCGCCACCGTCATAGTGATATTGATAACCGAGGAAAGCAGAGAAAGCCAGATCGTCGCCATAATACCGGTCGTTACCCTCTAAGTCCATCATCCAACCGATACCACCCAAAACACGATTCATTGACCCGGGGGTATCATTCCGCCAGATATCGTCCCCTGCCATATCGATCACTAAGTAATACGGCTGCTTGAAATCCGTATATAGATCCGAATAATAGATATCATTACCTGCCGACTCGATCATAAAGACAAACGGTTCTCTATAAACATCATCTCCTTTAGTACCGATGATAAATCTGCCCCAAGCGGTATCTCTTGTTAGAGGAGATTTGTTAGTAAAATCAATTTTATGTAGGTTTTCTTTCAGTGTTAGTACCCCTTGATTGAATACTCTGACTGCCGTAAAGAGATGCCCCCAATCTATCTTGTCTAATATCTCCTTCAGGTCTTTCATCTCCAGATCTTCATATTCATCTCTGTAAACTTCAGGTTTCAGTTTCTGATATCTCTCTTTGTCTCCAGAGTCCGACCACATCGTATAAGACAACCAAGTTAAAACCCCCATGTCTTTTTCAGTCAAAGCGGCAAAAGCTCTTTTTCTGTAGTTCTCGGTTCGTGCAAAGAGCATTTCTCCATAACTAAAAAGGTCTTTTGGTTGCCTTACTTTTTGAGTAAAATATTGCTGGAAGAATTCATCTGTCTCTTCCACAGTTTTTTGGATAGGTAACGAATAGTCGTCATATTCGAAAATCTTAGGAACAAGAAAGTTTGTCAAACTGATGAGATCGCGGCTTTCTATCAGCGAGTTGAGATCATCTACAAAGCGGGGAAACTCCAGTGGAGTATTGATTACATCAATGATCTGCTTGATCTTAAACTCAGTAGAAAGAGACCAATCCTTCACAAAATTAAGCGAATTTGTCTCTAAATCTGCTCTCACTAACAGAGAGTCGATGAGGGTATATTCATGATCCTTCATTACACCGGCGGCAAGGAGAGTGAGCTGACCTAAGATTACCAATATGACTAACAAATTTTTGACTGATAACATGGTTTTTCCTCATCAGATATATTTCATTTTCACTTTTCGTTCGAGAAGATACGATGTAAAGTTTTTTCCGCAAGAAGATTTATAACCTTTATTCACCTTTCTTATACTTCTAAAAAATATGGTAAAAATGTCCAGTGACATCTTGGTACAGTGGAGCAGCATTACAATACTACTTAACGGTTCTTCAGTTAAAAAAGTGGAGTACTTTTCAATACTGTCGACCTTTCTATGAAAAACGAATGAAACAAGAAACATACCTTAACGTTTTAATTTTATCTGATTAAGTATTAATTCATTCAAAACAAAAGGAGGTTAAGACTATGAAACAAGTTGATTTATATACACCAATATTACATGATTTAGTAAGAAGAGTTTCACCGTGGCACATGTTTGTTGGTGGACCTAGTTTCCCCGAAAAACCCCTTTATAATCCGGACGAAAAATTTGATTCACTAACCAAAACAGAAGTAAAATATAATGATGGTGGACATATTAAATCAATAAGTGGTGTTAATAAAGATGGAGAAGAAGCTTTTATTGAATTTAAAGTTGATGATTCAAATTCAGAATTTATAAAAGTATCAGCGATTCTAAAAAAAAATGATTTAATCCAATTAGAAATTACTGAGTGGCTTATTGACGATACACTTAATCTTACCTTTAGAACTCCACAAAATACAGATTATGATATTGATTTTTATTTTAAACAGTTAGACAATAATCAAGGTAAATATGATATCAAGATAGTAGTTAATGGTAAGACTTTACAAGGTATAGATACAGGAACAACTAAAATTCCTGAAATTGCTTTAGAATTTGCAGAAGAGATATCAGCTATGGACTCTGATCTCACAATAGCTGCCTTAAATACTGTTTTCTCAGGGATACTTGTTATGCATGCATATAGTGAAGACATATTGTATCACACAAGAGATATCTTTAATCTAAATGTGAAAGCAGCCACATACTCAGACATCAAAGGGCCAGTAGTTACTATTGTAGTGTTTATTATAAGCTGTGTATTTATCTATTTTTATTTCAACAGATAATTAGAGGAGATAAAATAGATGAAGTATCTCAAAGTCACCTGAATAAATTAAAACAAAGGGATAAGAAATGGTCAAATTCTATCTGAAGAAGTATGTGTTTAATATAGCATCGACGATGCCATTTATGATAGGTGCACTACTATTATTTGAAGAGATTGGTTATTTAGCTACAATTGGTGTATGTTTGATTGGTCTCAGCGCTGCAACATTTGGATATTATGGAGAACAATTCAATAGCAATGCGATAAAATACTACAAAAAGGCGAAAGATGAGAAAAATGAAAAAGATAAATAGCCAGTTAATATCTTTCTAAGCATGTTCTTAGTTTTAAGAATGCCTCTGTTTTGGAATGGTAGGTGATTTTATGAATCAGAGACTTGTAATATTTTAACAAGAATATCTACCTTAATGCATATTCTACTATGGTCTAGTTGAAAATAATTGGGGGGAGAAATGGTAAAATTCTATTGGAAGAAAGCATTATTTAACATAACTACTGGTTTGATATTTGTAGGTGGGATTTGGATACTTCATCATTCCGGGATGAGTAAGATAGCAATTATAGGAATAGCTTTGATCGGAATAAGTGCTGCAATAGTTGGATATTATGGAAAGCAGTATGGTGGCGACGCACTAAAGTTCTATAAAAAGGATAATAAGGAAAATATAGAGGAAGATTAATACGGCATGTATCAAGAGATCTTGGACATTTACATCCCCCCGTTTTTTACTTACAAATTATGAAGGATGTTATACATGCTTGTATATTTATTAGCTCCTGTTGTTTATAAAGCGAACCAAGTTTTTAAGGAGATCTTTTTTTAAAAAAATAGTTCATCAACTGCTTATAAAGCATTATTCAGTATATCTCGAACAGATAAATTTTTACTTCTATTTTCATTACCTACTTATCGCTTCTAATTTGGCAGAGATCTTCTAAAATCGTATCCTAAGTAACGGTAGTAAGGTCATTCAAGCTCTTTTAATAGAAGCATGCAAAAAAAATGAAAAAAAAATTTTGCTTCGGGGAAAAAGTGTTTAGATTATGTTAGTAAGCGATAACTTAATCGATATTTTAAGGAGTAAAAAATGTTAAGAAAGATCATTGAGATTGATGAAGAAAAGTGTACCGGATGCGGGTTGTGTATTCCCGATTGTCCGGAAGGGGCATTACAGATCATTGATGGAAAGGCGAGATTGATCAGCGATCTATTTTGTGATGGATTGGGTGCCTGCGTCGGTGCTTGTCCCGAAGATGCCATGCATGTAGTCGAAAGAGAGGCAGAGCCGTATAATGAAGAGATCGTGATGGAGAATATCATCAAAGCGGGAGTTAACACTATAAAAGCCCATCTGCAACATCTTAAGGAACATGGTGAGCATGAACTATTTGAAGAGGCAGTAGCAGTGTTAAAGAAAAAGGGATTACCGATTCCTGAGTTGGAAGAAAAAGAGGAAAAGATGGCTTGTGGTTGTCCCGGCTCTCACGTTCGTGAGATCAAACCTCATGAAGAAAAAGAAAGATCAGCACCGGTAAGTACTAAGTCGGAATTACGACAATGGCCTGTACAATTGCATTTGATCAATCCTCAAGCCAAATATCTTGACAATGCCGATATTCTTTTAGCTGCTGATTGTACACCCTTTGCCTATGCTAATTTCCATCAGAGATTCATTAAAGGGAAGATCACCATAACCTTGTGTCCAAAACTCGATCACGGCATGGAGCAGTATTTGGAGAAGCTGGTGACTATCTTAAAAACACACGAGATCAAATCTCTAACTGTGGTTCACATGGAAGTACCTTGCTGTTCCGGGATAGTTCATTTAGCGGAAAGAGCGATCAGAGAATCGGGCAAGAATGTATTGTTTAGAGATTATACCATCTCAGTAGATGGTCAGATATTGTAAGCAGCAAGGAAATGGTTATGGGAATGAAACAGACAAGGTTGCCACAAGACGAAAGACGCGAACAGATCATTAAGACATCGATGCAGATCATAAATGAAGAGGGTTATGCGGCTTTTACTACGAGAAGATTGGCGGAGAAAATCGGGATCAGTGAACCGGCTCTCTACCGACATTTTAATAGTAAGGATGATATTATAATCAAGATACTTGAGAAAATGGGAGAGCTCTGGTCGGATATTAATGAAGAGCTTGATCGGGTTGATGATCTGGAGAAGAAGCTCTGTCACTTCGTTATGATGCACTTTCGATATATCGAAGAAAATCCTGATATATTAGCTGTATTATTTGCTGATGAATATCTTCGTTTAAATGATAATTTAAGAAAGATGCTGTTCCAAGTGACAGATCAAAGATACTATTTTCTCTATAAGCTGTTAAAAGGGGGGATCAAGTCAGGGGAGATCAGAGGTACTAACCCCATTGCTCTGGCGATCATAATCGTAGGAGCTATCAGAACAACTGCCTTGAACTGGCGGAATAGTAATTATAGTTATTCATTGAGTGAATTCGGAGAATATATCTGCACTAATTTAACCAATATGATATTAAGTAGTAAACAATAAAGGAAGAGGAGGATAAGAAAAGTGTTTTGTTATCAATGTCAAGAGACAGTAAAAAATGAGGGTTGTGTTCAGGTAGGTGTTTGTGGCAAGAAATCAGATACAGCAGATTTTCAGGATCTGTTGATTCATGCCTGTAAGAAGTTATCAGAAACTGCTTTAATTGCCGAAAAGAAAGGTGTTGCAACGGATAAAGCGGGGGAGATGTTAATCGAAGCGCTCTTCTATACAATTACCAATGCTAATTTTGATGATGAGAGCATTAAAAAGATGATCATTGATGTATGTGATGTACGTAAAGAACTGGCAGCGCAAGTACAACCGGATGCTAAATATAGAGATCATCCGACCCATGAAGAGATGCTTAAGAGGGCGAAAGAGGTGGGTGTGTTATCGATCAAGGATGACGATATACGATCTCTGACCGAGTTGTTGATCTACGGTTTGAAAGGAATAGCTGCCTATGCAGAGCATAGCTTAGTGTTAGGATATCGATTAGCAGAAGTAGAGAATTTCATGTTCAGAGCTTTAGCGAAAACTCTCGATGAGAACCGGCAACAGGAAGAGATGCTTACACTGGTTATGGAATGTGGTGAGATGGGGGTTAAGGTTATGGCTCTACTCGATGAAGCTAATACCAAGACCTACGGTAAACCGGAACCGACAGCAGTAGATATCGGAGTAGGGAATAATCCGGGAATTCTCATCAGCGGTCATGATTTAAGGGATCTCGCTGATCTACTGGAACAGACCAAGGGAACCGGGGTAGATGTCTATACTCATGGAGAAATGCTGCCGGCAAATGCTTATCCGTGTTTCAAGAAGTACCCGCATTTGAGAGGTAACTATGGTGGTTCTTGGTGGCTTCAGACCAAAGAATTTGCCTCATTCAACGGACCGATCTTGATGACCACAAATTGTCTTGTTCCACCATTCCCGTCGTATAAATCGAGATTATATACTACCGGAGTCGCTGGTTTTGCCGAAGTAAAGCATATTCCTGATAGGAAGAACGGAAAAATGAAAGACTTTTCAGAAATTGTTGAACTGGCAAAGACATGCCCACCCCCGGAAAAAATCGAAGATGGTCATATCTATACCGGCTTTGCTAAGGATGCCTTACTGGCAAACAAAGATCAGATCTTAGACGCAGTAAGTAAGGGTTTGGTGAAGAGATTCGTGGTAATGGCAGGTTGTGATGGCAGAATGAATGACCGTCAGTACTTTACCAATGTTGCTGAAAATCTGCCTGAAGATACGATCATCCTGACAGCCGGTTGTGCTAAATACAGATACAACAAACTTCCTCTCGGAAAGATCGGTGATTTTCCGAGAGTTTTAGATGCTGGACAATGTAACGACTCCTATTCGCTTGCCGTCTTGGCTCTCAATCTCAAGGATACCCTTCAATTAGAAGACATTAACCAGCTTCCCATATCTTTTGATATTGCTTGGTATGAGCAGAAGGCGGTTCTGGTACTTCTTGCTCTGTTGTATTTGGGTTTCAAAAATATTCGATTGGGACCGACTTTACCAGCGTTTCTGTCTCCTAATATAGCAAAATTCTTAGTTGAAAACTTCGATATTAAACCTATCAGTAGTCCTGAAACAGATGTATCAGCAATGATGCAGGGACTCTAAAATCTAAATAAAGACCAAACAAGGAGGTCATAATGAAAATCAAGATAAAGAATAATATCTATTGGGTAGGTAAAACCGATTGGGAATTGAGGAAATTCCATGGGTTTGAGTATTCTACTCATCGAGGTTCCAGTTATAATTCCTATCTGATCATGGAAGATAAGATAGCGCTCATCGATACTGTCTGGTCACCGTTCAGTAAGGAGTATGTTAAGAATCTGGCAAAAGAGATCGACTTGCAGAAGATCGATTATATCATTGCCAATCATGCCGAGATAGACCATAGTGGTGCTCTACCGGAATTAATGGAACGCATACCTGATAAACCGATTTATTGCACTGAAAACGGCATCAAATCTCTCAAGGGGCATTATCATAAGGATTGGAATTTTCAACCGATCAAGACCGGTATGAAATTGAGTCTCGGGAAAAAGGAACTTATCTTTATTGAAGCTCCGATGTTACATTGGCCTGATAGCATGTTTGAATATTTGACAGAAGATAATGTACTGTTTAGTAATGATGCCTTTGGTCAGCATTATGCGACTGAACATCTCTTTAATGATCTGGTAGATCAGAGTGAACTCTTTGCCGAAGCGATCAAATACTATGCAAATATTCTCACCCCATTCAGTCCATTAGTAAAAAAGAAAATAGAGGATTTTGTCGCTCTCAATCTGCCGTTGGATATAATCTGTACCAGCCATGGCGTGGTTTGGCGTGATAATCCTCTACAGATAGTTCAGAAATATCTCGCTTGGGCTCAAGATTATCAAGAAGATCAGATTACCTTGATCTATGACACCATGTGGAACGGAACGAAAAGGATGGCAGAGTATATTGCCAGAGGTATTCAACAGGTTGACCCGAAAGTTACGGTGAAACTCTATAACATCTCTATGACTGATAAGAATGATGTCATTACCGAGATCTTCAAATCAAAAGGGATATTGATGGGTTCTCCGACTATTAACAAAGGTATCTTATCTGCTTTAGCAGGTCTGTTAGAAGAGGCAAGGGGATTGAATTTCAAGAAGAAGAAAGCCGCTGCTTTCGGTACCTACGGATGGAGTGGAGAATCTGTTAAAATGCTGACCGATGGTTTGAAAAATTCCGGCTTTGAGGCAATCAATGACGGCATCAAGGCACTCTGGAATCCTGATGAAAAAGCTTTAGAGGAAGCGGTTCACTTCGGAAGAAGTTTCGCCGAAGCGTTTAAGTAAGATAATACTAATATAACGATATATTGGTATTGTATCAAGGAGAAAAGACGAAAGACTAGTAATAATTTATATTGTAGGGGCGACCGGTGGTCGCCCTTTTCTTAATCACTATTTAATCAGCTCATATCTTAGCTGTTCCCGGTTGTTAAAGACACCTTTTTCTACTAAGAATACGAGCAAAAAGAGTGAAATAGCCGCAGCCGACGAGATCATATACATGATCAGAAGTTGATATTTAACAGATTCAATAGGAGCTACTCCACCGAGGATCTGTCCTGTCATCATACCGGGTAGTTTAACTATTCCGAGAACCATTAAAGCATTTATTGTCGGTATTAAACCTGCCTTGATAGCACTCTTACGAATAACTTCCAAAGATTGACCTTTCTTAGCACCGAGTGAAAGTTTAGCTTCTACTTCATGCCTGCGGAGTCTTAATTCACTGCCAAAGGTATTAAGGCAGATCGAGATGGCGGTCATAGTATTGGAGATCACCATGGCACTTATAGGAATGACATATTGCGGGTTATACCAAGGGGTGATCTGCAATACTATATAGAACATAAAAGCCAGAGGTAGGGCAGTTCCGACAACCATCGAACTCAGACAGCAAAAGAAGGTCTTACTGGGACGGAAATCGATCCTTTTATAACTGTCGTAGGTAGCGAAGGTGATCATGATGCTGATCATTAAAACGGTGAAATACCATTTTTGTAGATCGAATATCCATTCCAGCACATAACCCATAATAGTCAATTGGGCAAAGGAACGAACAGTTCCCAACAGAACACTTTTAGTAATGCCCAGCTTGTTAACCAAGGCAATGATTGCTACTATCAGCATTAATGACACTGATATTATCAAGGAAGTGTTAGAAATAACTATATAATCATTCATATTCACCTGCCATAAATCTCTTTATAATGCTGTTATCGCTCTCTTGTATCCCTTCAGGGCTTCCTTCATAAACTATTGTGCCTTCCCAGATAAAGAATATCCGGTCAGAGACAGATAGAGCATCATTCATATTATGACTAACCATGATGACGGTCTTACCGAAATCTGTTTTTAAAGAGCGGATCAGTTTCAGAACCTTGTTAGCTCTTTGCGGATCAAGAGCAGAGACCGGCTCATCGAGCAGTATTGCTTCCGGGTCGAGGAGCAGAGAGCGAACTATACATATTCGTTGTTGTTCGCCAATTGAGAGCTCATTACCGGTCTTATCCAAATATTTGACCGGTATATCGACCTGCTGAAGTACTTTTATGATCTCATCTCGGCTATAGCTCTTTTTTCTGATCTTAAAACCGAAGACGAGATTATCATAAACGGTACCTTCAAAAATAGTCGGCTTTTGAAAGATCAAGCCAACCTGAGATCTGATCTCGTAAGGATGAAGTTCTGTATGAGGTTTACTATCATAATAGATGGTTCCTGCTTGTGGATCTTCCAGAGCAGCCAGTAGGCGTAACAGAGTTGATTTACCACTGCCGGAAGGTCCTATGATCGTATTAACTGATTTTACTGCAAAGTTAACACTCAAATCATCAAAAACAATATTGTCTTCATAAGCTGCTCTAAGCTTCTCACATCTGATCTCCATTCTTACTGCTCCTGTTCTCTATCTTTCTCAACTCCCCTAAATACTTTCTATTTTGCCTGATAATGCTCCTGTATAAAGCTGGAATATTCCGGATATTGCTGCATTATGTTTCTATGTTCACCTTTGGCGATCAAATAACCGCTGTCAAGGAAGATGACATTATCTACATAACGGAGAGTCGAAAGTCTATGTGAAACTATAAAGCATGTGATATCACCAAACCTTGCAGAGATATCATTCCAAAGACTCTCCTCATTGTCAGCATCTAAACTGGCAGTAATATCATCGAAAATCAAGATCTCCGGTTCTCTGATCAAGGCTCTGGCTATGGCTAATCTCTGCTTCTGACCTCCGGAGAGAGTCAATCCTCTTTGCCCTACTCTCGTCTCATCCCTTTCCTGAAAACTCATGATCTCTTTGTCCATCTGAACTATATCCAAAACAGAACGATAGAACTCTTCAGAGACGCTTTCCCTGCCGAAATGGACATTCTCTCTAATACTGCCGGAAAAAAGGATCGGTTCTTGCGGTACATACCCTATCTTATCACGGAAAGCGGGTAGATCTATCTCATCCAGTGGTATATCATTGATCTTGATCACTCCGCTTTGTGGTCTCAAGAGACCGGTCAAAAGCCCTAAGATCGTACTCTTTCCTGATCCTACCGGACCGATGATGATAACTCTTTCGCCTCGTTTGATGTGAAAAGAGACGTTGTTCAGGATATGTAACTCCTGCTTCTCGTAAGAGAAGTTGACGTTCTCGAAGGTGATCGAATCTACCTTCTCGATACGGTGTTTTAGTACTCTTGGATCTTCCGGTTCAGGGAACTCTCTTATCTCTTCCAGACGGTCAATATTAACAAATGCCTGTTTCCCTGAGACGAAAAGCTGTGGTAGATCGAGAATAGGGAAGATGATCATCGCCAGATAAGTGTAAAAGGCGAAGAAGGTTCCTATTGTTATCTGGTGACTGACCACCATAATCCCACCGAATATGATCACAGCGATCTGGCCAAAATAATCTATAAACTCATAGATCATTCGTAATCTTGTGTTGAGAGTTACTAACCTCATCTCTGTATTATATCG from Candidatus Cloacimonadota bacterium includes the following:
- the fetB gene encoding iron export ABC transporter permease subunit FetB, with the translated sequence MNDYIVISNTSLIISVSLMLIVAIIALVNKLGITKSVLLGTVRSFAQLTIMGYVLEWIFDLQKWYFTVLMISIMITFATYDSYKRIDFRPSKTFFCCLSSMVVGTALPLAFMFYIVLQITPWYNPQYVIPISAMVISNTMTAISICLNTFGSELRLRRHEVEAKLSLGAKKGQSLEVIRKSAIKAGLIPTINALMVLGIVKLPGMMTGQILGGVAPIESVKYQLLIMYMISSAAAISLFLLVFLVEKGVFNNREQLRYELIK
- a CDS encoding ATP-binding cassette domain-containing protein; amino-acid sequence: MEIRCEKLRAAYEDNIVFDDLSVNFAVKSVNTIIGPSGSGKSTLLRLLAALEDPQAGTIYYDSKPHTELHPYEIRSQVGLIFQKPTIFEGTVYDNLVFGFKIRKKSYSRDEIIKVLQQVDIPVKYLDKTGNELSIGEQQRICIVRSLLLDPEAILLDEPVSALDPQRANKVLKLIRSLKTDFGKTVIMVSHNMNDALSVSDRIFFIWEGTIVYEGSPEGIQESDNSIIKRFMAGEYE
- a CDS encoding ABC transporter ATP-binding protein/permease, with the protein product MKNIKWLLREWKKHPFYIVLLLSLTLISAAVTVIYPYVIKQLLDTIQNMLSDPAELTGITPELQKIIWVFIVIGLVRLLAATYPGFRALMNLTFEYTLRNRYFAYILRKDFKFFNKFRTGDLVTRLTSDITDWPKIAWFMCSGIFRAIESFSKIAFCVVAMLLLNWQLTLLTLIPLPLMIVIFYFTSNKLHRSFKHNQEAVSEINNQLEMSFSGIKIIKAFVCEEKYKRFFDRALTNRYNTEMRLVTLNTRLRMIYEFIDYFGQIAVIIFGGIMVVSHQITIGTFFAFYTYLAMIIFPILDLPQLFVSGKQAFVNIDRLEEIREFPEPEDPRVLKHRIEKVDSITFENVNFSYEKQELHILNNVSFHIKRGERVIIIGPVGSGKSTILGLLTGLLRPQSGVIKINDIPLDEIDLPAFRDKIGYVPQEPILFSGSIRENVHFGRESVSEEFYRSVLDIVQMDKEIMSFQERDETRVGQRGLTLSGGQKQRLAIARALIREPEILIFDDITASLDADNEESLWNDISARFGDITCFIVSHRLSTLRYVDNVIFLDSGYLIAKGEHRNIMQQYPEYSSFIQEHYQAK